The following nucleotide sequence is from bacterium.
GTTTTCTGGTGCACCGCGGACATCGGGTGGGTGACCGGCCACAGCTATATCGTGTACGGCCCGCTCGCGGCCGGCGCGACGAGCGTGATGTTCGAGGGCATTCCCACCTACCCCGCGCCCGACCGCTTTTGGGAGATTTGCGCGAAGTACAAGGTCAATATTTTCTACACCGCGCCGACGGCGATCCGCGCCATCGCAGCCCAAGGCGCGGACTGGGTGAAAAAGCACGACCTGTCGAGCCTGCAACTGCTCGGCACGGTGGGCGAGCCGATCAATCCCGAAGCGTGGATGTGGTACTACGAAACGGTGGGGGGCGGGCGCTGCCCCATCGTCGATACGTGGTGGCAGACGGAGACCGGCGGCATCCTCATCACGCCGCTGCCGGGCATCTGCAATATCAAGCCCGGTAGCGCGCAGATCCCGTTTTTCGGCGTGGAGCCCGCGGTCATCCGTGACGACGGCTCGGAGGCGGCGGTCAACGAGGGCGGATTCCTCGTCATCCGCCAGGCGTGGCCCGGCCAGATGCGTACGGTTTACGGCGACCACGAACGATTCAAACAGACGTATTTCTCACAGTACCCGGGCAACTACTTCACGGGCGACGGCGCGCGCCGCGACGCCGATGGCGACTTCTGGCTCATGGGGCGCATCGACGACGTCCTCAACGTTTCGGGGCATCGCCTGGGGACGGCGGAGGTGGAGTCGGCTCTCGTTTCGCACGAGTGGGTCGCGGAGGCCGCGGTCGTGGGGTATCCGCACGAGATCAAGGGACAGGGCGTGTATGCCTACGTGACGCTGAACAAGGGCGTCGAAGGCAACGACGACCTGAAAAAAATCCTCGCGACGCACGTGCGCAAGGAGATCGGCGCGATCGCGGTGCCGGACGTCATCCACTTCACGGACGCGCTGCCCAAAACGCGCTCGGGCAAGATCATGCGCCGCATTCTCAAGAAGATCGCCGCCGGCGACACCGGCAACCTCGGCGACACGACGACGCTCGCCGATCCGAGCGTGGTGGAGCAGTTGCTGGGTTCGAAAGGCTGAAACTGCCAATCAACACAAATTCACGAAGGGGACAAAGACATTCGGCTCCTGAGGGTGACAACCCGCCGATTGCCGCCTGGCGGCGATCGCCGTCCAGAACAAAAGCCCCCGCCGTGACACGGGGGCTTTTGCCGCGAACTTCCAGCCTTTCGGCTTACCGGCCCTTCAGCCTTTCAGCCTTTCTTCTCAATATCCCTCGATGTACGGATCGCCGCCCGGCATTCCGGGCGCCATCCGCGGCGGGCCGCCACGATGCATGCGCTTGTCCAAGCCCCGCGGATGAGCCGCTTGCAGTTTGTCGATCTGCTCGCGGGTCAGCACCTCGCGTACCTTAACCTCCGTCTCGATGCGTTGCTTGAGAAGCGCTTCCTTCGACTTGGCCAGTTCCTCGGCGACCCTCAGGAAGCGGTCCACGTCGAATTCCGGTTCGTCGCGCACGTCGTCGAGGTTTTTCTGCGCCTGTTTTGCCGCCTGGCGAGCGGCCTGCGCTTTCGCGCGGTGATCGTCGAGAATCGCTTGCAGCCGCGTGACCTGTTCGTCCGTCACGCCGGCTTCCTTGGCCGCTTCAAGGTGATTGATCGCAAAACGTACATCGGAAAGAACATTGACCTGCGGCGGTCCGTGCCGCTTGCCTTCGAACGGCTGCGCGGACGCGGGGATCGCGATCGCGAGCGCCAACGCGCAGGCGAGCGCCGTCACCGCCAGAACACCCAACTTTCTTTTCATGGGAAATCTCCTTCGTTGACCCAGGGACCGCTTCCGCGGCGTCACGTTTCGCCCCATTGGACACCCCTTTGGGGGGCGCGTTCAAGGAAAAAATGAAGGCGAGCAAAGAGAAAAGAGGAAAGAGGAACGCGTCCTGACGCCGCACAGGCCGGCGCGACCCATCAGAAACATTTCGGAGCGCGAACCTCTTTCCTTTTTTTCTTTCCTCGGGAGTTTTCTCTTTTTTCGCGTGCGATGTTATGCTGCCGCGCTTTTTTACGACGCTTCCGAACCGGGAGGGAGATGATGAAAAGAACCGTTCTCGCGCTCGCGATCGTGTTTGCGGTCCTCGTCGGCGCGGCTGTCGCCGATGACGCGATACGCCTTCGCAACCGCACGCTGACCCCCGCGCCGCTCACCGACGTGCCGGGCACGATCGCCAAACTCGCCGGGCGCCACGCGCTTGTACAACTCCACGACGCGCCGAACGCCGAGGAACGCGCGCGGCTTCATGCGGACGGCGTGCGCCTGCTCTCGCCCGTCGGCCCGCGCGCCTTCACGGCGTTTATCGCTGACGGCGCGCGCCTTTCGATCGCCTCCGAGAAAAACATCCGCCATGCGGGCGCGCTCGAGACAGTCGACAAGATCCACGCTCTTCTCGCCAAAGGCGTCGTGCGCGAGGTGGAAAATGGGCACGACGACGGCAAGCGCGTGTTCGCCATCGAGACGCACCTGGACGTTTCCGAGGATGCCGGCCGTGCGGTGATCGAAGGCGCAGGGCTTGAGGTGCTGGAGTCGGTCGCCGTCACGCGGACCTTCATGGCGCGCGGGTTGCCTTCCGCGGCGAATACGCTCGCTCTTGCGGACGAAATTCTGTTTGTCGCCGAGGGGCTTCCGCCCCTTGGCCCGAATCTGGATGTCGCCAAGCCGATGGTCGGCGGCGACGTGGCCAACGCGGCGCCCTATTCGGTAACGGGTGACGGCGTGAGCGTGTTCGTACTCGACGGCGGCACGATCCTGCCGTTTCCGCACGACGACCTGATGGACCGCCAGGTGGTCAACGGTATCCCCTTCCCGGACATCACCGGCCACGCGCACAACGTATCGTGCATCGTCGGCGGCAACGGATTCCGCTCCGACGGGCTCTACGAAGGCATCGCGCCCGAGGCGTTCATCGTCTCGTCGTTCGTGCTCCCGCTGTCGATTCCACCGCTGTACAACTCGCCGGGCAACATGAACATCGCGTACAAGAACGCCATCCAGGAGCACGGCGCGACGGTGTCGAACAATTCCATCGGCGCCAACCTCGCGCGTCTGGGCAACCGCTTTTGCGACATGGAAGGCGATTACGAGGCCACCGCGCGGCTGATCGACACGCTCGTGCGCGAGGAACACGGGCGCATCTCGATTGTTTGGTCGGTGGGCAACGAGCGCGGCTACGGCGCCTGCGGCACGAACTTCAACACCGTCGCTCCGCCCGCCACGGCGAAAAACTCCATCGCGGTCGGCGCGCTCGACAAGGAAGACCTGGACATGACTTCGTTCTCGAGCTGGGGCCCGACGGACGATGGCCGCTTGCGTCCGGACGTGTCCGCGCCGGGTTGCGACAAGGATTTCTCCGGCATCAACGCCTGCTTCCTGTTCAATCAGTACGTCGGATATTGCGGCACGAGCCAGGCCGGCCCGGTCGTCGCGGGCGGCGTCGCGCTCGTTCAGGAATATTGGCGCCGCGAGGTCGGCGGCGAGGATCCGTGGGCTTCCACCACCAAGGCGCTTGTCATCCACGGCGCGAAAACGCTGACCGACGGCGACGGCCCAACCTTTCGAGCGGGTTACGGCGCTCTGGACATCCCCCCGACGCTCGACCTCATGACGCAGGCCATCATCGTCGAGGACGAACTTGACCAGAGCGGCACGTACACGATCGACCTTGTCGCCGACGGCGGTCCGGCGAAGGCGACGCTGGTGTGGACCGATCCACCGGCGACGACCTTCGCGGCCGTGACGCTCGTCAACGATCTGGACCTGGCGATCCGCGAGGGCGACTCGAAGACGCACCTTCCGTGGATTCTCGATCCGGCGGATCCGAACGCCGACGCGACGCGCGGCGCGAACCACCGCGACCCCGTGGAACAGGTGGAGATCGCGAACCTGGAGGCCGGCACAGCGCTGAAACTCTACGTCACCGGCACGACGGTCCCCGATGGCCCGCAGCGATTTTCGCTTGTCGTCTCCGGCCTGACCGAAGGGGCGCCCCTGGATGACGACGACGCGGACGATGACGACACCGGGGACGACGACGCGACCGACGATGATGACGCCTCGGATGATGACCAGGCGGCCGATGATGACGATGACGATGATGACGACGACGACGACGGAGGCTGTTGCGGCTGCTAGCGAGAAAGGAAACAGGAAATAAGAAAGCAGGAAACAGGAAGTCGCGAGAGGCCGTTTACGGGGAACGTTGCCGTAAGGGGTGGTAGCGCCCATTGTGTTGCCGTCAACGAAAAGCGGCCCGCCGAGGTGTTTCGGCGGGCCGCTGATCTTTTTGTTGTTCGTGGCGACGGCAGCGAAATCCCATCCATCGCGCGCGGATCGACTTCGGACGTTGTGACGAATCTATTTTCTAATTTCTATCTCCTGTTTCCACCGTCCTCTTTCCTATTCCTTGTCCTCATCCTCGTCCGTTTCCTCGTCCTCATCCTCGTCCGTTTCCTCGTCCCAATCTTCGTCGTATGGCTCTTCGTCTTCGTTTTCCTCGGCGGCGACATCCTGCGCGACGCCGTAGCCTTCGTTCTCCGAGCGCAGCAGGTCTCGGTCGACCGCTTCGGCCTCCTCTCCGTAGGCGCGCCGGTTTGTCTCGCGGGCAATGTCGTTGAGCAGGCGATCAGCGGCCTTTTCCTCGTCGAGCGTCTGCCGCAGTAGCTCGGCGGCGCTCGTCATGCCCATCAGCTCCGCCCAGGTGTGCAGCGTGCCGTAGGTGGCGATCTCGTAGTGTTCCACCTTCTGGCCGGTGACGATGAGGCCCGCGTCGCGCACGGCGGAATCGCCCTTGTCGCGGATGATCGCGGCGCCCTCTTCCTTGAGCCCCTCGATCGCCGGGCAGGTCTTGCCGCGCGCCGAGACGCCGAGGTCCTTGAAGATACGCTCCAGGCGCTCGACCTGCCCTTCGGTCTGGCGGCGGTGCGACTCGAACGCGGTGCGAAGGCGTTCGTTGGCCGCGGCCTTGGCCATCTTCGGAAGCGTCTTCAGGATTTCTTTTTCAGCGTAGTAGATGTCCCGCACCTCGTTCAAAAACAGCTCTTTCAATGTATCGGTCGGCATCGATGACCTCCTTGGGAATGATCGCGGAAACGGTTGGGAGCAAAAAACCCGGACGCGTTGATTTCCAAAAAACACACTATCGCGCTCAATTCGCTTATGCCGTGAGCGGATTCACCGCTCTCGCTTCGAAAATCTGCCAAAAGGTGCGCTCACGGAATTTCGTCTGACCCGAATGCGGAAGCCGGTGCGTCGCACGCACCGAACGAGAAGGAGAGCGCGTCATGGACAGCATCGATCTGAAGCAACGCGAGCTTTCGAACTGGACGAGCGTCGCGCCCGGGTGGGAAAAATGGGACGAGCTTCTGATGCGAAGCGCGGCGCCCGTCGCGGCGCGCCTTGTCACCCTGGCGGGGATCGGCCCGAAGCACCGCGTGCTGGATATCGCATCCGGCACGGGCGAACCGGCGCTTACCATCGCGGCGCACGTGGGACCGAACGGCTCGGTGCTGGCGACGGATTTCGTCGAACCGATGCTCGCGTACGCGCGCGAGAAGGCGCGGCGTCGCGGCCTTGCGAACGTCGTGTTCGATTGCCTGGACGGCGAGGCGCTGTCGGTGCCGCCGGAGAGCTTCGACGCGGTGACGATCCGCTGGGGCCTCATGTTCATGCCCGATCCGGTCGCGTGCCTTTCGCATTGCCGCGAGGCGCTCAAGCCCGGCGGACGCATCGCGGTCGCGTGTTGGGCGGAGCCGGAGCGCAACGTTTGGGCCTCGACGCCGGCGATGATCATCCGCGAGCACCTCAAACTGCCCGCGCCGCCGCCGGACATGCCCGGCATTTTCGCGTTCGGCGACGGGCGGCGGCTTGCGTCGGTTCTCGAAAAGGCGGGATTCACGGACGTGGAGATCGCCGAACAGCCGGTGCAATGGGGACCGTTCCTGTCCGCGCGGCAGGCGCTCGGCTTTCTTCTGGATCTGGCCGGGCCGATCGCCGCGACTCTCGCGAAAGCCCCACCGGATAAACTCGACGCGATCCACGAGGACATCGTCTTCGCGTACGAGGAATATCAGACTGACGGCGGCGTCGCGCTTCCGGGCGTGACGTGGGTGGCGTCGGCGCGGAGGGCGTAAGCCTCAGCGGTCTTTGCGTTCCGGCCTCGCCGCTTCGTCAATGATTGCGTTGATCTCGTAGGGATCCGAGACGGTTATTTTTTTCATGGCGCGCTGTTGCAACGCGATGTCCTTCTCGCGTGCCTGGCGGCGCAGGGTGGTTTCGCTTTTCGTCGCGCGTTTTTTCCGGCCGCGCGAGGGCTTTGATCGCTTGTCAGTCATGGTTCGTTTCCTTGAGTCATCCACGGCGTGACCCACTGACTCAATAACACGATCCCGCGGCCGGCGAACACACCCATTTCGCGGAGCGCGCTTATTGTATCCCGCGATGCCGCTTACGTATTTCCTTCCGCCGAATCGGGCGATTCACCTTGCGCGCGCGGCGCGCGTTCCGCTACGATGCCATGCTACCCGTGAATAAGGGGAATTGCGTCGTCTGATGCCTGAAAAGTTCGATCTGCTGCTTGCGATGTGTCCGCCCTACGGGCCGGAGTCGCCGCCGCTTTCGCTGGCGAGCCTGACGGCCTCGGCGCGCGCGGCCGGTTTTTCGGTGACCGTGCGCGACTACAACATCCGGGTCTATCGCGCCGTCGACGAAATCGAGCGCGACAACTGGAACATGGACACCAAGACGCAGTGGGTCTGGCCGTCGATGATCGCCTCGACGTGGGAGAAGTACCGCGAATCGCTCGAGGCGTGTGTGGAGGATCTCATCGCGTCCGAGGCCGACGTTTACGGCTTCTCGGTCCACTCCGACAACCGCAACATGACGCAGGAGATCATCCGCCGCCTCAAGGCGCGCAAGCCCGAAGCGTTCGTGGTGGTCGGCGGCATGGGCGTGTACGCGCAAAAGGCCGCACGCGTTTTCGAGCAGGCGCTCGTGGACGTTTTCGCGATGGGGCCGGAGGGCGAGAACACGCTGATCGAGCTTCTGCGCGCGCGCCGCGAATCCCGGCCGGTCACCGATGTTCCGGGCGTGATGTCCGTCGGCGAATACACCTATTCGGAGATCACGCAGCGCAAGCCGGTGGAGCGGCTCGACGTCTTCCCCTGGCCGACGTTCGAGGACTTCGATCTTTCGCAGTACAAGACGCCGAACCTGCCCATCGTCACGTCGCGCGGGTGCAAGGCGCACTGCCTGTTCTGCAACGACCGTGTCATCATGGGCCCGCAGCGCAACCGCACGGCGGAAATCCTGTTCGAGGAGATCAAGCATCACGTCGAGGTGCTCGGCGTGCGCGACTTCTCGTTCAACGATCTTCAGATCAACTACAACATCGAGGAGATCGACCGCTTCTGTAACATGGTGCGCGAGTGGGGCGAGGAGATTCGCTGGAACGCGAACGCGATCATCTCCGAGGCGCTGCAACCCTCCATCCTCTCGAACCTGCGCTCGGCCGGATGCCACACGCTGACGCTCGGCGTGGAGTCCGGCTCCGAGGCGATGGTTAAGAAGATGGGCAAGGGCTACAAAATGGCCACCTGCCGCCGCGTGCTCAAGGACATCCGCGAAGCGGGCATCAACCTTTGGGTCAACATCGTCGTCGGCTTCCCCGGCGAAACCGACCAGACGATCGGCGAGACCATCGAGTTTCTCGCCGGCAACGCGCAGCTCATCAACGAGGTGTGCGTTTGCAATACGTGCAACCTCATCGAATACAGCATCCTGCACGACAAATTCGAAAAGTTCGGCATCGCGACGGCGGAGGACCCCGACTGGTGGGAAGTCTCCTGGCAGACCACCGACGGCGCGAACACGTTTGAAAAACGCATGGAGTGGCTCGGGCAGATCCTCGACGTGCTGCGCCTGATGGGCACCAAGGTCCGCCAGACGAACTACTACTTCGAAAGCCCGGACGTGGCGCGCAAGAAGGAGTCCGTCGATATCGTGCTTGGCGTCGCGCCGCCGATCGACGTTTCCGCGCCGCCGTATCAACTGGCGCAAACCTCGTCGTACCTGGCCGCGCGCGGCATCGCGAACGCGGTTGTCGATCTGAACATCCACGCGTATCGAAAGGCGTCCGCGGATCAGCGCGGATTCTGGGACGCGGGCCGGCGCGACGAGTGGGCGCATCCGGACAACCTGCGCCAGCGCATGGAAACGATCGGCCTGGACGCCGCGGCGATGGCCGACCGCCTGCTTGCCCGCAAGTCCAGGGCGATCGCGCTTTATGCCGAGCGCGGAAACAACTATCTGACGAAAATCATCCTCGAGATGATTCGCGCCAGGGACCCCGAACGCAAGACGATCCTGTTCGGCTCCGTGCCGGGGAGTTTCGTCGAGCGCAGCATCCACGCGGACACCGTGTGCGATTACATGGTGACCGGCGAGCCGGAGGAAAGCCTTGCGGATCTGACCGCCCGCATCGTGCGCGGCGATTCGATCGATACGCTGCGCGGCGTGCGTTATCTGCAACCGGACGGGAACAAGAAGCTGATCCCGCGCGAGCCGATGAAACACCTGGATCTCATGCCCGCGCCGGATTATCGCGAGCTGCACCCGGTCGATTACGGCGGGCAATACAACATCCGCGCATCGCGCGGCTGCCGGTATCGCTGCGCGCACTGCGGCGATCAGCCGAAGGAAGGTCCCGCGCGCTATCGCCCCGCGCAGGCGGTGTTTGAGGAGATGCGCGACGCGTTCCGCCGCTTCGACGTCCGCGGATTCCGCTTTCAGGATCTCATCATCAACGGCAACCCGAAACAGTTGCGCGAGATGTGCGATTTGCTGATCGACGCGAAGATCCCGATCCACTGGCACGCGGATATCGCCCCGACCTCGGAGATGACCGCGGACCTGTATCGCAAGATGAAGGCGGCGGGCTGCCGCGCGCTGACGTTCGGCATCGAGTCGCTTTCGGACCGCGTCTTGACGCAGCTTGGCCGCCCGTACACCGCGCGGGTCGCGATGGAGAATCTGCGCGACGCGCACGAGGCCGGCATCGAGACGCACGTCAACATCATGGTCGGCGCGCCATGCGAAAAGCAGGAAGACTTCTACCGCACCGCACGGCTGCTCAAGCAGGCCGAACCGCATATCGACGTGATCGACACGGTGCTGCCGGTGCGGGTGCTCTCGCGCACCGCGTTCGAACTGTTTCCGCAAAAGTACGAGATCATGCTGCCCGACGGCGGGCACGAGCACACCTGGAGCGCGTGCGGGTTCAACAACGAAAACTGGCGCAAGACGCGCGCGATCGAGATGGCGATCTGGGTCGCCGGGCTCGACGTGGTTTTCAACTACGACTTTTTCGTGCCGCGCTACCACCCGGTGCGCCGCATGGAGGCGCGCGTCCGCCAGCGAATCCACGACAAGAGCCTCGAGACGGATATCGATGTCGTCATCGTCAACCTGCCGCCGTGGGGTTTCACCAACCCGCCGTGCGGGCCCGCGGTGCTGGCGTCGTATCTGGATTCGCGCGGGTTCGCGACGAAGGTCGTGGACTACAACGTCGCCTGGTACAACCGCGCACCCGAGGAATGGAAGCTCCTGTGGCACGTCGAGAACAAGAACTACTGGTCAAACGACGACACGTGGGAAGTCCTGCTCTTTGGCCTGCGCAAATACCTAGACGACGCGGTGGACGAAATTCTCGCGCACGATCCGAAGCTCGTCGGCGTTTCCGTGGTCGATCCGAAGGAGCGCTGCGCGGTCGAGCTCGTTCACATGCTCCGAAAACGCGCGCCGGAGGTCACGATCGTGCTCGGCGGACCGGCGATGTTCACGCCCGACTACCGGACGATTTTCTTTGAGCGCGCGGGCCACGAGATCGACGGATACATCGTCGGCGAGGGCGAGGAGACGCTGCTTGACTGCGTGCGCGCGGTGAAGGACGGCCGATCGATCCGCGGCATCCCCGGCGTTATCGTGCTGAATGACGACGCGTCGCTCGACTACACGCCGCGCGGCTCGATCGCGGACCTGGATTCGGTCCCCTTCCCCACCTACAAGCATTTCGACATGACGCAGTACCACGGCAATTCGCTCGTGCTGGAGTGGTCGCGCGGGTGCGTGGCGAAATGCGTGTATTGCAAGGGCAAGGACTTGGCGGGCACGTACCGCAGCCGCACCGCGGAGCACATCTTCGCCGAGCTGAAATACGACGTGGAGGTTCTCGGATATCGCAGTTTCACGATCT
It contains:
- the acs gene encoding acetate--CoA ligase encodes the protein MSNSKTIDSISLENRVFPVPEGFRDKAWIKTREDYETMYRRSIENPDAFWGEIADTFWWEKKWNRVSFGDFHKPEIRWFDGGRTNITVNCLDRHLDARGDHVAYFWEGNEPGEDRRITYRELYEDVCRTANVLRELGVKKGDRVSIYLPMIPELVVAVLACARIGAIHSVVFAGFSAESLKDRILDANCTFVITADAVMRGSKPVLLKKEADEAIRLCARAGHEVRTCLVVRRTGDAVDWTGGRDRWWHDLVPKAPSECAPEIMDAEDPLFVLYTSGSTGKPKGALHTIGGYMIFTATTFKYVFDYHDGDVFWCTADIGWVTGHSYIVYGPLAAGATSVMFEGIPTYPAPDRFWEICAKYKVNIFYTAPTAIRAIAAQGADWVKKHDLSSLQLLGTVGEPINPEAWMWYYETVGGGRCPIVDTWWQTETGGILITPLPGICNIKPGSAQIPFFGVEPAVIRDDGSEAAVNEGGFLVIRQAWPGQMRTVYGDHERFKQTYFSQYPGNYFTGDGARRDADGDFWLMGRIDDVLNVSGHRLGTAEVESALVSHEWVAEAAVVGYPHEIKGQGVYAYVTLNKGVEGNDDLKKILATHVRKEIGAIAVPDVIHFTDALPKTRSGKIMRRILKKIAAGDTGNLGDTTTLADPSVVEQLLGSKG
- a CDS encoding periplasmic heavy metal sensor; its protein translation is MKRKLGVLAVTALACALALAIAIPASAQPFEGKRHGPPQVNVLSDVRFAINHLEAAKEAGVTDEQVTRLQAILDDHRAKAQAARQAAKQAQKNLDDVRDEPEFDVDRFLRVAEELAKSKEALLKQRIETEVKVREVLTREQIDKLQAAHPRGLDKRMHRGGPPRMAPGMPGGDPYIEGY
- a CDS encoding S8 family serine peptidase: MMKRTVLALAIVFAVLVGAAVADDAIRLRNRTLTPAPLTDVPGTIAKLAGRHALVQLHDAPNAEERARLHADGVRLLSPVGPRAFTAFIADGARLSIASEKNIRHAGALETVDKIHALLAKGVVREVENGHDDGKRVFAIETHLDVSEDAGRAVIEGAGLEVLESVAVTRTFMARGLPSAANTLALADEILFVAEGLPPLGPNLDVAKPMVGGDVANAAPYSVTGDGVSVFVLDGGTILPFPHDDLMDRQVVNGIPFPDITGHAHNVSCIVGGNGFRSDGLYEGIAPEAFIVSSFVLPLSIPPLYNSPGNMNIAYKNAIQEHGATVSNNSIGANLARLGNRFCDMEGDYEATARLIDTLVREEHGRISIVWSVGNERGYGACGTNFNTVAPPATAKNSIAVGALDKEDLDMTSFSSWGPTDDGRLRPDVSAPGCDKDFSGINACFLFNQYVGYCGTSQAGPVVAGGVALVQEYWRREVGGEDPWASTTKALVIHGAKTLTDGDGPTFRAGYGALDIPPTLDLMTQAIIVEDELDQSGTYTIDLVADGGPAKATLVWTDPPATTFAAVTLVNDLDLAIREGDSKTHLPWILDPADPNADATRGANHRDPVEQVEIANLEAGTALKLYVTGTTVPDGPQRFSLVVSGLTEGAPLDDDDADDDDTGDDDATDDDDASDDDQAADDDDDDDDDDDDGGCCGC
- a CDS encoding ferritin-like domain-containing protein, whose translation is MPTDTLKELFLNEVRDIYYAEKEILKTLPKMAKAAANERLRTAFESHRRQTEGQVERLERIFKDLGVSARGKTCPAIEGLKEEGAAIIRDKGDSAVRDAGLIVTGQKVEHYEIATYGTLHTWAELMGMTSAAELLRQTLDEEKAADRLLNDIARETNRRAYGEEAEAVDRDLLRSENEGYGVAQDVAAEENEDEEPYDEDWDEETDEDEDEETDEDEDKE
- a CDS encoding class I SAM-dependent methyltransferase, which translates into the protein MDSIDLKQRELSNWTSVAPGWEKWDELLMRSAAPVAARLVTLAGIGPKHRVLDIASGTGEPALTIAAHVGPNGSVLATDFVEPMLAYAREKARRRGLANVVFDCLDGEALSVPPESFDAVTIRWGLMFMPDPVACLSHCREALKPGGRIAVACWAEPERNVWASTPAMIIREHLKLPAPPPDMPGIFAFGDGRRLASVLEKAGFTDVEIAEQPVQWGPFLSARQALGFLLDLAGPIAATLAKAPPDKLDAIHEDIVFAYEEYQTDGGVALPGVTWVASARRA
- a CDS encoding radical SAM protein; this translates as MPEKFDLLLAMCPPYGPESPPLSLASLTASARAAGFSVTVRDYNIRVYRAVDEIERDNWNMDTKTQWVWPSMIASTWEKYRESLEACVEDLIASEADVYGFSVHSDNRNMTQEIIRRLKARKPEAFVVVGGMGVYAQKAARVFEQALVDVFAMGPEGENTLIELLRARRESRPVTDVPGVMSVGEYTYSEITQRKPVERLDVFPWPTFEDFDLSQYKTPNLPIVTSRGCKAHCLFCNDRVIMGPQRNRTAEILFEEIKHHVEVLGVRDFSFNDLQINYNIEEIDRFCNMVREWGEEIRWNANAIISEALQPSILSNLRSAGCHTLTLGVESGSEAMVKKMGKGYKMATCRRVLKDIREAGINLWVNIVVGFPGETDQTIGETIEFLAGNAQLINEVCVCNTCNLIEYSILHDKFEKFGIATAEDPDWWEVSWQTTDGANTFEKRMEWLGQILDVLRLMGTKVRQTNYYFESPDVARKKESVDIVLGVAPPIDVSAPPYQLAQTSSYLAARGIANAVVDLNIHAYRKASADQRGFWDAGRRDEWAHPDNLRQRMETIGLDAAAMADRLLARKSRAIALYAERGNNYLTKIILEMIRARDPERKTILFGSVPGSFVERSIHADTVCDYMVTGEPEESLADLTARIVRGDSIDTLRGVRYLQPDGNKKLIPREPMKHLDLMPAPDYRELHPVDYGGQYNIRASRGCRYRCAHCGDQPKEGPARYRPAQAVFEEMRDAFRRFDVRGFRFQDLIINGNPKQLREMCDLLIDAKIPIHWHADIAPTSEMTADLYRKMKAAGCRALTFGIESLSDRVLTQLGRPYTARVAMENLRDAHEAGIETHVNIMVGAPCEKQEDFYRTARLLKQAEPHIDVIDTVLPVRVLSRTAFELFPQKYEIMLPDGGHEHTWSACGFNNENWRKTRAIEMAIWVAGLDVVFNYDFFVPRYHPVRRMEARVRQRIHDKSLETDIDVVIVNLPPWGFTNPPCGPAVLASYLDSRGFATKVVDYNVAWYNRAPEEWKLLWHVENKNYWSNDDTWEVLLFGLRKYLDDAVDEILAHDPKLVGVSVVDPKERCAVELVHMLRKRAPEVTIVLGGPAMFTPDYRTIFFERAGHEIDGYIVGEGEETLLDCVRAVKDGRSIRGIPGVIVLNDDASLDYTPRGSIADLDSVPFPTYKHFDMTQYHGNSLVLEWSRGCVAKCVYCKGKDLAGTYRSRTAEHIFAELKYDVEVLGYRSFTISDNILNGRPKMLDKLCDMIIEAKLPIRWNAEAAPMKNLTPELLRKLKAAGCFELQLGLEVGSDNVLALMNKGKLFTVESATKVFRDAHDAGIKTCMFCIVGFPGETEEDFQKTLEMIEANAPWIDQIKSINACVIITGTELHVQAGKWGMSLPKDDFHYLWTDGNGLSIDERKNRIRRVLALVQKLGKECLETNLTEGKQNELAAESKSENLPVAERFARLIRQINNLGSFDPGAFGEKGKTIRVPTLEEDFKREKDLDYGTAETFLNAKSAAEIMAKTYGTPGGDAAYAGAGTVSGMGTVTGNGAKASSVHSVHSVHDVHPVHPVHSNGHAEPANGNGHVQEITPVKFLSRNLHLAGIRSQERVYAGPKILEIDLTNKCNLHCVGCWNHGYEMGGDRWTGEMFRRTLATKTVLKAIDDAARAGAEMVQFSGAGDPMLHPDFLAIVARVKSHGLRCTVITNGTMLTDKNVKKLVELGLDNLTVSVWAGTADMYEKTHPGTKPKVFEAIRASLKNMHAEKKRQKRFRPHVKIYNVINHVNAGGIDDMISFALDALVDHVEFTPVDIIAGKSDALAITAQDRELIGTQLDGLTRRDDYLELDPNQTPRSAENTGEGKEFARFVKYGAVSWDFKYELDDIRRFDVLCERKSWRLDVTEDNKEENALIFQYPVEECTACPVQNKCSIDKERFVVPVPFLSILGFGAFYRRITSRDASTGGYDGEATRNLACNIGWTYTRIGTDGAVVPCCKGYKKPMGNLKSDAFLDVWTGDAYREFREKAINLPKDDPYFAEIACMKACDNLGMIYRAKDALDRLTDDERRLLDEAEEHGFGEM